The proteins below come from a single Pichia kudriavzevii chromosome 2, complete sequence genomic window:
- a CDS encoding uncharacterized protein (PKUD0B11260; similar to Saccharomyces cerevisiae YGR150C (CCM1); ancestral locus Anc_4.87), with protein sequence MLRRYTFSRGYLCRNLFRDSSTVCPKLKREFSMSQISNLRHKKENIDTKDLNRVNSRLNEQLLALEKMTKEVKMEIQKKKEEKQKVDLSNELGHKGSDEATEKDIDEVFDALGISSQEQTVEEKLQIGDSSMADSPSSRLDLNNCDDLMTLFPSPKPYVPLPGSITKILTTEQISNITQRETARWEPVIDAILQSSVCDPLSETLVDEPFTGFDFHKLVSVIPRKDKIPIVEKLHELALTSGVLWGDVRVLNDLLALCNLLPKGKAKTIVDLLLKDVDLGEQNDKKETANVTTRDEPIKANITTKSILLNHYARLGDVVSVRKYVSELNQLPKDKNPMMNSPIIYTSIMQMYIRLDNYELAKQTFDTMKFLSLSTSPSPHTYTSMILLDTLHNNIEHGISVHEEMQEKDIKPEPEALLALAKGCGARRGLVSQGWNYIIQYYENGYPVDSQVMEIMMYLAYVDGDLPFVRGIWMNICETNTKLAGNIQLPHPRATKWLFNAYYKVGDIMDAAKGGKTHTPVGIVDSRVRAIRTKVLELTSFDFHSNSPPLLPLIDFDGSNTKLMLSEAHAIWRYILDLDVKGSYISESLVEAYLYIVGRYGLLETFESEWNRLTYFDTSSLQGEVINIEEPDGSDAVDIENETDRNNTSTTSVNPIESAFSHLPMGKLPRNDRFYNMAMHVARHQASLAFAQKIWTERGSFRKSESFQRLTPAQQDVADFKFARLMLSALTHTGNVGDAYKLVLSSQNRFVWSKYHLKSLLSLCERLGYTSFAKELLKVVRRGAKWTRRQEKLEE encoded by the coding sequence atgctcAGAAGATATACATTTAGTAGAGGGTATCTCTGCCGAAACCTTTTTAGAGATTCGTCAACGGTATGTCCTAAACTAAAGCGGGAATTTAGCATGTCtcaaatttcaaatcttaGGCATAAAAAGGAGAACATCGATACAAAAGATCTGAATCGAGTGAACTCCAGATTAAATGAACAGTTACTAGCTTTAGAAAAAATGACTAAGGAGGTCAAGAtggaaatacaaaaaaagaaagaggaaaaacaGAAGGTTGATCTCTCAAATGAATTAGGGCACAAGGGTTCTGATGAGGCAACTGAAAAGGATATAGACGAAGTGTTCGATGCATTAGGCATATCATCTCAAGAGcaaactgttgaagaaaaattgcAAATTGGAGACTCCAGTATGGCAGATTCACCAAGTTCAAGACTTGATTTGAACAACTGCGACGATTTAATGACATTGTTTCCATCGCCAAAGCCATATGTCCCCTTACCTGGATCGATTACCAAGATATTAACAACAGAGCAAATATCTAATATAACACAAAGAGAAACAGCACGCTGGGAGCCGGTTATAGATGCGATTTTGCAAAGCAGTGTCTGTGATCCACTTAGTGAAACACTTGTTGATGAGCCGTTTACAGGGTTTGATTTCCACAAACTCGTGAGTGTTATTCCTAGAAAAGATAAAATaccaattgttgaaaagcTACATGAGTTAGCTTTAACAAGTGGTGTTTTATGGGGTGATGTTCGTGTCCTTAATGACCTATTGGCTTTGTGTAATTTGTTACCAAAAGGCAAGGCAAAGACGATAGTTGACTTGCTATTAAAGGATGTCGATTTGGGTGAACAAAATgacaaaaaggaaacagCTAATGTGACTACTCGTGACGAACCTATCAAGGCCAATATTACCACTAAATCTATATTGTTGAATCACTATGCTCGACTTGGTGATGTAGTAAGTGTTCGTAAATATGTCAGTGAATTGAACCAGTTAccaaaagataaaaatcCAATGATGAACTCTCCCATAATCTATACATCAATCATGCAAATGTATATTAGGCTGGACAATTATGAATTGGCTAAGCAAACATTTGATACGATGAAGTTCTTGTCATTGTCTACATCGCCATCTCCCCATACTTATACATCAATGATTTTACTAGATACTTTACATAACAATATAGAGCACGGTATTTCTGTTCATGAGGAAATGCAAGAAAAGGATATCAAGCCTGAGCCTGAAGCTTTACTTGCTTTGGCCAAAGGTTGTGGAGCAAGGAGAGGGCTTGTTTCGCAAGGTTGGAATTATATAATTCAATATTATGAAAATGGATACCCAGTAGATAGTCAAGTGATGGAGATAATGATGTATTTAGCATATGTTGATGGTGACTTGCCATTTGTTCGTGGTATCTGGATGAACATATGCGAAACTAATACTAAATTGGCAGGAAACATACAATTACCGCATCCAAGAGCTACCAAATGGTTATTCAATGCATACTATAAGGTAGGTGACATAATGGATGCCGCTAAAGGTGGTAAAACTCATACACCGGTGGGAATCGTCGATTCCAGGGTTAGGGCAATTCGTACAaaagttttggaattgacAAGTTTTGACTTCCATTCCAATTCACCACCTTTACTGccattgattgattttgacGGATCAAATACCAAGTTGATGCTAAGCGAAGCCCATGCCATTTGGAGATATATACTTGATTTGGATGTTAAGGGATCCTACATTAGTGAAAGTCTAGTGGAAGCATACCTCTATATCGTTGGCAGATACGGCCTCTTAGAGACATTTGAAAGTGAGTGGAATAGGTTGACATACTTTGACACTTCCAGTTTGCAGGGGGAAGTCATCAATATTGAGGAACCTGATGGGTCAGACGCAGtcgatattgaaaatgaaactGATAGAAACAATACTAGTACTACTTCTGTGAACCCTATAGAATCTGCATTTAGCCACCTACCAATGGGTAAATTACCGCGGAATGATCGGTTTTACAACATGGCAATGCATGTAGCAAGACATCAAGCAAGTTTAGCATTTGCACAAAAGATATGGACAGAACGTGGAAGTTTCCGTAAAAGTGAAAGCTTCCAACGGCTTACTCCCGCCCAACAAGATGTTGCTGACTTCAAGTTTGCAAGGCTAATGCTGAGCGCACTCACACATACAGGTAATGTTGGGGATGCCTACAAGCTCGTTCTTAGCTCGCAGAACAGATTTGTGTGGAGCAAATACCActtgaaaagtttgttGAGCCTTTGCGAACGCCTCGGTTACACGAGTTTTGCCAAAGAGCTCTTAAAGGTTGTGCGGAGGGGGGCCAAATGGACCCGCCGTCAAGAAAAGTTAGAAGAGTAA
- a CDS encoding uncharacterized protein (PKUD0B11230; similar to Saccharomyces cerevisiae YDR311W (TFB1); ancestral locus Anc_5.336), whose translation MARIQGFANHKKRGGMLTITEDTFPPMMIWRCADPSAPTNLVELELNTVSHLKATPATSDKLMLKIGLENGKELLFGFNSRKVMDDVKVSIQQIIARKKTSIEMEKTKESSMEDSNNDISGTASIASDGTGASSAGKLISGGTKTAKDFSEAGAEATNAKFMEDMLDTKELLKNLKLQQKFLRENLKVMKTFKEAVINEGMEAEDFWKSRIHLLRAYAIQNNQKKGPYNVLSTIKPVASSDNEVNVNVTREKINEIFKQYPIVRKAFDDNVPRMSEGEFWSRFFSSKLFRKLRGEKVNLYDRGDVTLDKYLYFDPDYDGEEEIEEVETVEALLADDKADISKKRKEGAEKIIKRKKVKFFNENTGPIPKVLDIEGNREDDPQLRGNKPDITMKDDQDPQLVGILRTMNRLSRRLIADIEGQKSELKEQEFSKELELIDLDEAKHNEYNELKYTQTSNVASNIVPKHLIEKVIHQSNLNPESCEYDDIMIELKNTFQTEFDLTTVYRNMKKEGKRQNDAYKDINNLVKQNAKLSQQSWNINLKELLGLPSSSASTNATNNTLSRDTSDYDLGVNISLDTAKIESVKLTHTAAMEFLKLFWTQFNKTAESTPATDPNFKSDLIKLRKYYFSIRRCLERVDSQINNSEDEKEKEIKKQLLAPLIQSLKSALNRYEVSIVKPK comes from the coding sequence ATGGCACGTATACAGGGGTTTGCAAATCATAAAAAAAGAGGTGGAATGCTGACAATAACAGAAGATACATTCCCACCAATGATGATCTGGAGATGCGCAGATCCGTCAGCACCTACTAATTTAGTGGAATTAGAGTTAAATACCGTTAGTCATTTGAAGGCGACGCCTGCTACATCAGATAAGCTCATGTTGAAGATTGGGTTGGAGAATGGcaaagaattactatttgGATTCAACAGTAGGAAGGTTATGGATGATGTTAAAGTTTCCATTCAACAGATAATTGcgagaaagaaaacatctaTCGAAATGGAAAAGACAAAGGAAAGTTCAATGGAAGACTCTAATAATGATATATCAGGTACAGCAAGTATAGCAAGTGATGGTACGGGTGCATCTTCTGCTGGAAAGTTGATCAGCGGTGGTACTAAGACTGCTAAAGATTTCAGTGAAGCTGGTGCCGAGGCAACAAATGCTAAATTTATGGAAGACATGCTTGACACCAAAGAACTGCTAAAGAACCTCAAGCTACAACAGAAGTTTTTAAGGGAAAACCTGAAAGTTATgaaaactttcaaagagGCTGTGATAAATGAAGGTATGGAAGCAGAAGATTTTTGGAAAAGTAGAATACATCTTTTGCGAGCGTATGccattcaaaataatcaaaagaaaGGGCCATATAACGTTTTAAGTACTATCAAACCAGTTGCTTCATCTGACAACGAAGTCAACGTTAATGTTAccagagaaaaaatcaatgaaattttcaagcaATACCCTATTGTTCGAAAAGcatttgatgataatgTTCCAAGAATGTCTGAAGGTGAATTTTGGTCAAGGTTTTTTAGTAGTAAGTTATTCAGAAAACTAAGAGGTGAAAAAGTTAATTTATATGATCGAGGTGATGTGACATTGGATaagtatttgtattttgaTCCAGATTATGAcggtgaagaagaaatcgaaGAGGTTGAAACTGTGGAAGCATTATTAGCTGATGATAAGGCAGATATATCGAAGAAGCGTAAAGAGGGCGCTGAAAAGatcatcaaaagaaagaaagtcaaatttttcaatgaaaacacAGGGCCTATCCCGAAGGTACTAGATATCGAAGGTAATAGAGAAGATGATCCACAGTTAAGGGGTAACAAGCCTGATATAACAATGAAAGATGATCAAGATCCGCAACTAGTTGGTATTTTGAGAACCATGAACCGATTAAGTAGGAGGTTAATTGCGGATATTGAGGGGCAGAAAAGTGAATTGAAGGAGCAAGAGTTCTCTAAGGAGTTAGAACTAATCGATCTTGACGAAGCCAAACACAACGAGTATAACGAGCTTAAATATACACAGACTTCTAATGTTGCTTCTAATATTGTTCCTAAACACTTGATTGAAAAGGTAATACACCAATCTAATCTAAATCCTGAGTCATGTGAGTACGATGATATTATGatagaattgaaaaatactttTCAAACGGAATTTGATTTGACTACTGTCTACAGAAACATGAAAAAGGAAGGTAAGAGGCAAAATGACGCGTAtaaagatatcaataaTCTTGTTAAACAGAACGCCAAATTGTCACAGCAATCGTGGAATATCAATTTAAAAGAATTATTAGGTTTACCCTCCTCATCTGCTTCGACAAATGCAACAAACAATACGCTCAGTAGAGATACTTCTGATTATGATCTTGGAGTTAATATAAGCTTAGACACAgctaaaattgaaagtgtAAAATTGACACACACTGCTGCCATGGAGTTTTTGAAACTATTTTGGACTCAGTTTAACAAAACCGCAGAATCTACCCCAGCTACAGATCCTAACTTCAAGTCTGATTTGATCAAGCTACGTAAGTACTACTTCTCTATACGAAGATGTCTAGAAAGGGTTGATTCGCAAATCAATAACTCTGAAGacgaaaaggaaaaggagaTTAAAAAACAACTATTAGCACCTCTAATTCAAAGTCTTAAATCTGCATTAAACAGATATGAAGTTTCGATTGTCAAGCCAAAATAG
- a CDS encoding uncharacterized protein (PKUD0B11250; similar to Saccharomyces cerevisiae YIL158W (AIM20) and YKR100C (SKG1); ancestral locus Anc_5.716), giving the protein MFSTTGLAVGLAIGVPTFVCLVVAGAFWYRQRLHYQKDLELHKDVDDYDEINDLDLDNMMASPRKQRQRHYSKERTPVDDEDSGSRNSESRRDINSNRRSYESEGNRFDEVNGEFVIKNGNYNIRKTSKIMGLRLVSKNNEGGNKNSNGVETPGSKLSLATKNDNNFKTYYESMIPVFDGNTHAEESSSTFNEKDLKMNPAMTPSKVNNHQSHSSMDLYKLLQEDSPIFPRAMVNSSSLGDFTSPLKKSSDKSLSIASGSPVKSKGVENSNVNNHNVNFTADTESLPKSEPFHVSPFDTPPARKKLILNLEDNSSYEQDDINIESNAESGSDDMHDAPYSRHASPSKGNLHRRNKSADSYQVLEDEENLAEQTHDRKRKEWLDTYRKL; this is encoded by the coding sequence ATGTTCAGCACTACTGGTTTGGCTGTGGGGCTGGCGATTGGGGTCCCCACCTTTGTCTGCTTGGTCGTGGCGGGGGCTTTTTGGTACAGACAAAGACTTCACTATCAGAAGGATCTGGAGCTACATAAGGACGTGGACGACTATGACGAGATCAACGATCTCGACCTGGACAACATGATGGCGTCTCCAAGGAAACAAAGACAGCGCCATTACTCTAAAGAAAGGACGCCTGTTGACGACGAGGATAGTGGCTCTAGAAATTCCGAGAGTCGAAGAGATATTAATAGTAACAGACGCAGTTATGAGAGTGAAGGGAATCGATTTGATGAAGTAAATGGTGAATTTGTCATCAAGAATGGTAACTATAACATCAGGAAAACATCCAAGATCATGGGCCTTAGACTTGTCTCCAAGAACAATGAAGGTGGTAACAAAAATTCTAATGGTGTGGAAACTCCTGGATCAAAGTTGTCTTTAGCCACAAAAAATGacaacaatttcaagacGTACTATGAATCGATGATTCCTGTGTTTGACGGGAATACGCATGCTGAAGAGTCTTCAAGTAcattcaatgaaaaagaCTTAAAGATGAACCCGGCAATGACCCCAAGTAAAGTTAATAACCACCAATCTCATTCAAGTATGGACTTGTATAAACTGTTGCAGGAAGATTCTCCAATATTTCCGAGGGCTATGGTCAATTCATCAAGTCTCGGTGATTTCACTTCACCGTTAAAAAAAAGCAGTGATAAAAGTTTGAGTATAGCCTCTGGAAGTCCCgtgaaatcaaaaggagtagaaaattcaaatgtaAATAATCACAACGTGAACTTCACAGCGGATACCGAGTCTCTACCCAAATCGGAGCCTTTCCATGTTTCTCCTTTTGATACACCCCCAGCGAGAAAGAAACTGATACTGAACTTGGAAGACAATTCATCATATGAACAAGACGACATAAATATTGAAAGTAATGCGGAAAGTGGGTCTGATGATATGCATGATGCACCATACTCAAGACATGCATCACCATCAAAGGGAAACTTGCatagaagaaacaaatctGCTGATAGTTATCAAGTattggaagatgaagagaatCTAGCCGAGCAAACACATGACAGAAAAAGGAAGGAGTGGCTAGACACATACCGCAAACTATGA
- a CDS encoding uncharacterized protein (PKUD0B11210; similar to Saccharomyces cerevisiae YDR320C (SWA2); ancestral locus Anc_5.352), with translation MSDIFADLLKNEKGSSKPENSMSLNERLNASRSSTPQNQNGLDLDFLDSYMNDSKQRQATNSGSCNGGSAGVQMKEDNDDDLFGLGSMKPLVSQSIPQQTAPTSKSVCPEVDLFEDFFGQTVKSDAPMPKEQSKKMSDTPRETPHASPSQQSLRDSALAELVDMGFSLERANAALDSTNSGHDLDSAINYLMNEANNKNRATDWSNSRQPNDDIGDIVNDLSSQLMSTASFLFNSGKKKLQEGVEMYRKQKIQSNGGKPLWMKNQEQYRSDPRTATIGFEDGFEDDFDDEVIRKLVNKQREGEQKLKSQRETNKVSRENTLAASSFTQDSDIYVSSSRHRRNKIPTSTQTSTSTPPLEVKSKQTAPVSDTPSLIDTSTAPQSAFETSPLNSAQSMEYMHAKKKAEEMFKAGDYTSALEYYNSGSNVIPLDHPYQIILHSNIALTYSKLGNPKDQLASTDRGLELIKKLTNGSSVSSLAQFNIENTNLRKLWIKLMVKRAESLENLEKWSEAKLVYETLIGHGEGSKPVMDGKNRCNKVLNPVRSRPKPIVPKSSKHTAKDNEKLKRVQDMNKQKVQEDEQKFKLHDHIEEQLNSWRAGNKDNIRALICSLDKILWPELNWKPVQLTDLVMDKKVKIFYMKAVAKTHPDKVPSTETIEHKMMANGVFITLNEAWEIFKAEKGM, from the coding sequence ATGTCCGATATCTTTGCAGACTTACTGAAGAATGAGAAAGGGTCTAGTAAACCAGAGAATTCAATGTCTCTCAATGAGAGACTCAATGCATCTAGATCTTCTACTCcacaaaaccaaaatggCCTGGATCTTGATTTCCTGGACAGCTATATGAATGACAGTAAGCAACGACAGGCCACTAATTCGGGAAGCTGTAACGGAGGAAGTGCTGGAGTGCAGATGAAGGAAGACAATGACGATGACCTGTTTGGGTTGGGATCAATGAAACCTTTGGTATCTCAATCAATTCCACAGCAGACTGCACCGACCAGCAAATCGGTGTGTCCAGAAGTCGACCTTTTCGAGGACTTCTTTGGACAAACTGTCAAAAGTGATGCGCCAATGCCGAAGGagcaatcaaaaaaaatgtctGATACTCCAAGGGAAACACCACATGCTTCACCTTCACAACAATCTTTGAGAGACTCCGCTTTGGCTGAGTTGGTGGATATGGGGTTCTCCCTTGAAAGGGCAAATGCTGCTTTAGATTCGACCAATAGTGGTCACGATTTGGACTCGGCTATTAACTATTTGATGAATGAAGCAAACAATAAGAACAGAGCAACTGATTGGTCCAATAGCAGGCAGCCAAATGACGATATAGGAGATATAGTCAACGATTTATCATCACAGCTCATGTCTACTgcctcttttcttttcaactcggggaagaaaaaattacaGGAAGGCGTAGAGATGTACaggaaacagaaaattcaaagtaATGGCGGGAAACCGTTATGGatgaaaaatcaagagCAATATAGATCGGATCCAAGGACCGCCACAATTGGCTTTGAAGATGGCTTTGAAGATGactttgatgatgaggTTATTAGAAAATTAGTGAATAAACAGAGGGAAGGAGAgcagaagttgaaaagtCAAAGAGAAACTAACAAAGTATCTAGGGAAAATACCTTAGCAGCTTCATCCTTTACACAAGATTCTGATATTTATGTCTCGTCTTCACGTCACAGGCGCAATAAGATCCCGACATCTACACAaacatcaacttcaacgCCGCCATTGGAAGTGAAATCGAAACAGACTGCACCAGTTTCTGATACGCCATCATTGATAGACACATCAACTGCGCCGCAATCGGCGTTTGAAACATCACCTTTAAATTCTGCACAGTCGATGGAGTATATGCATGCTAAAAAGAAAGCAGAGGAAATGTTCAAAGCAGGAGACTATACGTCTGCATTGGAATATTATAATTCTGGGAGCAATGTTATTCCTTTGGATCATCCATACCAAATAATCCTGCATTCAAATATCGCTTTAACATATTCGAAACTAGGTAATCCAAAGGATCAACTGGCAAGTACAGATAGAGGTCTAGAGCtaatcaagaaattgacgAATGGCTCAAGCGTGTCATCCCTGGCTCAGTTTAACAttgaaaatacaaatttgaggaaattgTGGATCAAATTAATGGTGAAACGTGCAGAATCCCTggaaaatcttgaaaaatggaGCGAAGCCAAGTTGGTCTATGAAACATTAATAGGTCACGGTGAAGGTTCGAAGCCTGTTATGGATGGTAAAAATAGATGTAATAAAGTTTTAAATCCTGTTAGATCAAGGCCCAAACCTATAGTTCCAAAGAGTTCCAAACACACAGCTAAAGACAATGAGAAACTAAAACGTGTCCAAGACATGAATAAACAAAAGGTCCAGGAAGACGAGCAGAAATTTAAGTTGCATGATCATATCGAGGAACAGTTGAATTCTTGGAGAGCGGGTAATAAGGATAATATTAGAGCTTTGATTTGTAGCTTGGATAAAATCTTATGGCCGGAACTTAATTGGAAACCGGTTCAACTGACTGACCTAGTGATGGATAAAAAAGTTAAGATTTTCTACATGAAAGCAGTTGCAAAAACACATCCTGATAAGGTTCCTTCAACTGAAACCATTGAGCATAAAATGATGGCAAATGGAGTGTTTATCACGTTAAATGAAGCATGGGAAATCTTCAAGGCCGAGAAAGGAATGTAG
- a CDS encoding uncharacterized protein (PKUD0B11240; similar to Saccharomyces cerevisiae YIL157C (COA1); ancestral locus Anc_5.715) → MLMLSRKSTRSFASINKLALMSMRTFSTAKQQFAISRKHNYETDATISIDPITGKKIFKKPMTINTELPDDPRPKQRFQSALAFVVFAVGMTAACAGIFNYEKTSSPIMNATMYFLRRSKDARELLGRKITYDGMIPWIHGEVNTMKGVVDCYTYISGDKASAKMILKAEKDSQDRFVIREWTLTSDDGRVVDLSSDASVDLVF, encoded by the coding sequence atgctAATGCTCAGCAGAAAATCTACCCGGAGCTTTGCGTCCATCAACAAACTGGCATTAATGTCCATGCGTACATTTTCTACAgcaaaacaacaatttgCAATCTCTCGTAAGCATAACTATGAAACTGACGCTACAATTTCTATTGATCCAATCACCGGTaaaaagattttcaagaaacCTATGACTATAAACACGGAGTTACCAGACGATCCAAGACCAAAGCAAAGATTCCAGTCAGCTTTGGCGTTTGTAGTTTTTGCTGTCGGCATGACCGCTGCATGTGCAGGAATTTTCAACTATGAAAAAACATCATCTCCTATTATGAATGCTACAATGTATTTCCTTAGACGTAGTAAAGATGCTAGAGAATTGTTAGGCCGTAAGATCACATACGATGGTATGATTCCTTGGATTCATGGGGAAGTGAACACTATGAAAGGTGTGGTTGATTGTTATACCTACATTTCAGGTGACAAGGCATCTGCCAAAATGATTTTAAAGGCAGAAAAAGATTCACAAGATAGATTTGTCATAAGGGAATGGACCTTAACCTCTGATGACGGTAGGGTCGTTGACTTATCGTCGGATGCCAGTGTCGATTTGGTCTTTTGA
- a CDS encoding uncharacterized protein (PKUD0B11220; similar to Saccharomyces cerevisiae YKR076W (ECM4); ancestral locus Anc_5.667) encodes MTGKIVIQKFANENGEFKRLPSSFRNTISKEGPHIPAANRYHLYVSYACPWAHRTLITRALKGLTGIIGVSVVHWHMDNNGWRFATEEEQKTEARGSTSEPFYGFKRIKELYFKANPGYEGRFTVPVLWDKELETIVNNESSEIIRILNTEFNDLIADEYRKIDIYPEAFRKEIEEMNAWVYSDINNGVYKSGFATKQEPYEREVKNVFESLDRLENILKEKHENSKEYLFGNHITEADIRLYPTLVRFDPVYHQHFKCNIRMIRHDYPHIHQYLRNLYWNHDAFKSTTNFDHIKFHYTKSHPSINPHGITPLGPVPHILPL; translated from the coding sequence ATGACCGGGAAGATTGTTATCCAGAAGTTTGCAAAcgaaaatggtgaattcAAGAGATTACCTTCCTCATTCCGAAACACCATCTCTAAAGAAGGACCACATATCCCAGCTGCAAATAGATACCATTTATACGTTTCCTATGCATGTCCTTGGGCACATCGAACATTGATAACGCGTGCTTTGAAGGGATTGACTGGAATCATTGGTGTTTCCGTTGTTCACTGGCATATGGATAACAATGGTTGGAGATTTGCAACTGAAGAGGAACAAAAAACAGAGGCACGGGGCTCTACTTCCGAGCCATTCTATGGCTTTAAAAGGATTAAGGAACTATATTTCAAAGCAAATCCAGGTTACGAAGGCAGATTCACAGTTCCCGTACTATGGGACAAAGAATTAGAAACTATTGTTAATAATGAAAGCTCTGAAATAATTCGTATTTTGAACACCGAATTTAACGATTTGATTGCAGATGAGTAtagaaaaattgatatCTATCCAGAGGCATTCAGGAAAGAAATCGAAGAGATGAATGCATGGGTGTACTCTGATATCAACAATGGGGTCTACAAGTCTGGGTTTGCGACTAAACAAGAACCATATGAAAGAGAAGTTAAGAATGTTTTTGAAAGCTTGGATAGACTCGAgaatattttgaaggaaaaacatgaaaatagTAAAGAATATCTATTTGGTAATCACATCACTGAAGCGGATATCAGGTTATACCCTACTTTGGTCAGATTTGATCCAGTCTATCACCAACATTTTAAATGTAACATCAGAATGATTAGACATGATTATCCACACATTCATCAGTATCTGAGAAACCTTTATTGGAATCACGATGCATTCAAATCTACAACCAACTTTGATCATATTAAATTTCACTATACCAAATCTCATCCCTCGATTAATCCTCATGGTATCACACCACTTGGTCCTGTTCCACATATTTTACCTTTATAG